One window from the genome of Nicotiana tomentosiformis chromosome 5, ASM39032v3, whole genome shotgun sequence encodes:
- the LOC138891859 gene encoding uncharacterized protein has translation MDIDENVEETQEDVNPYREHVIDMPKPVVTKAKAPMPRPLPPYPQRLAKKHNENQFKKFIYMMKSLSINVPIVEVLQQIPGYAKFMKDLVTKKRSMNCEMIKMTHQVSAIVNSMAPKLEDPGAFTIPCTIRSADFTKALCDLGARINLMHYSMFKTLGIGQPRPTSMRLKMVDRTMKKPLGIIDDVLVRVDKFILPVEFVILDCEVDYEVPIIFGETFPCYREGLS, from the coding sequence atggatattgatgaaaatgtggaggagacgcaagaagatGTGAACCCGTATAGGGAGCACGTAATTGACATGCCGAAGCCGGTAGTgacaaaggctaaggcaccaatgccaaggcctcttcctccataccctcaaagacttgcaaaGAAACACAATGAGAATCAATTTAAGAAATTCATttatatgatgaaaagtttgtccataaatgtgccgATTGTTGAAGTCTTACAACAAATTCcaggatatgccaagttcatgaaggatttggtaacaaagaagagatcaatgaactgtgaaatgatcaaaatgacacatcaagtgagtgctattgtgaactctatggctccaaagttggaagaccccggtgctttcacaatcccgtgcACTATTAGGAGTGCCGACTTCACCAAAGCTTTATGTGACTTGGGGGCAAGAATTAACTTGATGCACTATTCTATGTTCAAAAcgttggggattgggcaaccacGACCCACATCCATGAGGTTGAAAATGGTGGATCGGACAATGAAAAagccattggggataattgatgacgtgttagttcgggtcgacaagttTATCCTTCCCGTAGAGtttgtgatacttgactgtgaggttgactacgaaGTGCCAATCATttttggggagacctttccttgctatagGGAAGGacttagttga